One window from the genome of Candidatus Chlorohelix allophototropha encodes:
- a CDS encoding branched-chain amino acid ABC transporter permease, with protein MADTNTQTKPQSTPSGKAPNPFARFQGGNTKLVGFFVLAVFFLALPFVAKPILGNFGPTVFPDTFSAVNSTLIFILLALGLNIVVGYAGLLDLGYAAFFAIGGYTMGFLTASQSKLYDTPFHTNFWVALPISFLMAALFGVLLGAPTLGLRGDYLAIVTLGFGEIVPITFNNLTQLTGGDTGLAGLQQPKLFDFQFSSSTIEAWYLIALVVVFFSIFMIRRLIDSRIGRAWMAMREDEVAASAMGIDLVKTKLLAFGLGASFSGFAGAIFANSLGSANPSQFKFDVSIFVLSMIILGGLGNLWGVIFGAAALAMTDRYFIPFFTEQVRKVADGIQLDSKLVDGVRITDPNILKDILTNVATNSRLLLFGLILVTMMLVRPEGIFPSGRRKMELHAGSSKDMQPMLIGSEDPLEQMAESHSLTFNPSVTESTIQDKHDKKHKNK; from the coding sequence ATGGCAGATACCAATACCCAAACAAAACCACAATCTACGCCTTCCGGTAAAGCTCCAAATCCTTTTGCTCGGTTTCAAGGCGGAAACACCAAATTAGTCGGGTTCTTCGTGCTGGCGGTTTTCTTTTTGGCATTGCCTTTCGTGGCAAAACCTATTCTCGGAAACTTTGGACCTACGGTATTCCCAGATACTTTCTCGGCAGTTAACAGTACCCTCATCTTTATACTGTTGGCGCTAGGCTTGAATATTGTGGTAGGCTACGCCGGGTTGCTTGACTTAGGTTATGCCGCCTTCTTTGCCATCGGTGGTTACACGATGGGTTTTCTCACTGCATCCCAGAGCAAGTTATATGATACGCCTTTTCACACTAATTTTTGGGTAGCGCTTCCTATCAGCTTTTTGATGGCGGCTCTTTTCGGCGTATTATTGGGTGCTCCTACTCTTGGTCTACGCGGCGATTATTTGGCAATCGTTACACTTGGCTTCGGCGAAATTGTTCCGATTACCTTTAACAACCTCACCCAATTGACAGGTGGTGACACCGGTCTGGCGGGATTGCAGCAACCCAAACTGTTTGACTTCCAGTTTTCTTCATCGACTATCGAGGCATGGTATCTGATTGCTCTAGTGGTAGTCTTCTTCTCAATATTTATGATAAGAAGGCTTATAGATTCACGTATAGGTAGAGCATGGATGGCAATGCGCGAAGATGAAGTAGCGGCTTCCGCGATGGGTATTGACTTAGTAAAAACCAAATTGCTGGCTTTCGGTTTGGGCGCTTCGTTCTCCGGTTTTGCCGGGGCAATTTTCGCTAACAGCTTAGGTTCAGCCAATCCTTCCCAATTCAAGTTTGACGTTTCGATTTTCGTGCTGTCAATGATTATTCTCGGTGGTCTGGGCAACCTATGGGGCGTAATTTTCGGCGCCGCGGCTTTAGCCATGACCGACCGTTACTTTATACCATTTTTTACTGAGCAAGTTCGTAAAGTGGCGGACGGTATTCAGCTTGATTCTAAATTGGTAGATGGAGTCAGAATCACTGATCCAAATATTCTGAAGGATATTTTGACTAATGTGGCTACGAACTCCCGCTTGCTGCTGTTTGGTCTGATTCTGGTGACAATGATGTTGGTACGCCCGGAAGGTATATTCCCAAGTGGACGGCGCAAGATGGAATTGCATGCTGGTTCTAGCAAAGATATGCAGCCGATGTTGATCGGTTCGGAAGACCCTCTGGAACAAATGGCAGAGAGCCATT